A genome region from Gadus macrocephalus chromosome 15, ASM3116895v1 includes the following:
- the prr18 gene encoding proline-rich protein 18: MPFPPINLHQRITSPGRDLFRKKKTNAVPLPTSALALKPGGEEKPKSEKDKFTRSWPAANLRNLGRKSSQQQKTKSPTRIPALAQEERTKCSWLPVSKSQDSCGVVTRSSSMESTTARGCSKQSSRGSLGRTDYPAAVAEKEIQFSLSLTPEAILVIQKRNLEKQMLAKQQKCCLASTDLRHRRIFPSKKAHGHGGSGTGSKGCGAPLARLDDAEQDIRAIVKISLLNDQYKYDDVEYEEEDGNVDETVVRKCKEWLKGVESAAAFGKVDRLSTLPTLKGC; encoded by the coding sequence ATGCCTTTCCCACCGATTAACCTCCACCAGAGGATCACGTCACCTGGTCGGGATCTGTTCCGGAAAAAGAAAACCAACGCGGTGCCCCTTCCGACCTCGGCGCTCGCGCTCAAAcccggaggggaggagaagcccAAGTCCGAGAAGGACAAGTTCACCAGGTCGTGGCCCGCCGCCAACCTGAGGAACCTGGGACGGAAATCATCCCAGCAGCAGAAGACCAAAAGCCCCACGCGGATACCCGCATTGGCGCAGGAGGAGCGGACCAAGTGCTCGTGGCTCCCCGTGTCCAAGTCCCAGGACTCGTGCGGGGTCGTCACACGCTCCAGCTCCATGGAGTCCACAACCGCGCGGGGGTGCAGCAAGCAGTCCTCGCGCGGCTCCCTGGGACGCACGGACTATCCCGCCGCCGTGGCGGAGAAGGAGATTCAGTTCAGCCTCAGCCTCACGCCTGAGGCCATCCTGGTGATCCAGAAGCGGAACCTGGAGAAGCAGATGTTGGCCAAGCAGCAGAAGTGCTGCCTGGCCTCCACAGACCTGCGGCACCGGCGGATCTTCCCGTCCAAGAAGGCGCACGGACACGGGGGGTCCGGTACCGGGTCCAAGGGCTGCGGTGCCCCGCTGGCAAGGCTGGACGACGCGGAGCAGGACATCAGGGCCATCGTGAAGATCTCCCTGCTCAACGACCAGTACAAGTACGATGATGTGGagtacgaggaggaggacgggaacGTGGACGAGACGGTGGTCCGGAAGTGCAAAGAGTGGCTTAAGGGGGTGGAGAGTGCTGCTGCTTTCGGGAAGGTGGACAGACTGTCCACCCTGCCTACCCTCAAAGGCTGCTGA